In Aquiflexum balticum DSM 16537, a single genomic region encodes these proteins:
- a CDS encoding DUF6932 family protein codes for MLHFNSRGLLVPNQNIKSSKEEFYEQFVQMISSEMRNDLFIKFKQYSEDLAKQTKIMNPLQWIDGSFTTKELHPNDIDLVTFIPYDIVDKLGNNLNPYKYPESIENYGLDGYIVRVYPQGHDSYGLYAGDRSYWMDHFTKTKISRRGKKFPKGFLEIGTETYQTKNEQF; via the coding sequence ATGCTCCATTTTAACAGTCGTGGTTTATTGGTGCCAAACCAAAATATAAAATCATCAAAAGAGGAATTTTATGAGCAATTTGTTCAAATGATTTCCTCAGAGATGAGAAATGACTTATTCATAAAGTTCAAACAATATTCAGAGGATTTGGCTAAACAAACAAAAATAATGAATCCATTGCAATGGATAGACGGGTCCTTCACAACAAAGGAACTACACCCAAACGATATTGACTTGGTTACGTTTATACCTTACGATATTGTTGATAAGCTTGGAAATAATCTCAATCCCTATAAATATCCCGAATCAATTGAAAATTATGGGTTAGACGGTTATATTGTAAGAGTTTATCCACAAGGCCATGATAGTTATGGTCTTTATGCGGGAGATAGGTCTTATTGGATGGATCATTTCACAAAAACAAAAATTAGCAGAAGAGGAAAAAAATTTCCAAAGGGTTTCTTGGAAATAGGAACAGAAACTTACCAAACGAAAAATGAACAGTTCTAA